In Sphingomonas sp. R1, a single genomic region encodes these proteins:
- a CDS encoding GlsB/YeaQ/YmgE family stress response membrane protein: MVGFIVWLVIGGVVGWLASIIMRTDAQQGIFLNIVVGIVGAFVGGLLFGGNINSGVITPMTFLVSLVGAVILLAIVNLVRRGAVR; the protein is encoded by the coding sequence ATGGTAGGATTTATCGTTTGGCTCGTCATCGGCGGCGTCGTCGGCTGGCTTGCAAGCATCATCATGCGCACCGATGCGCAGCAGGGCATCTTCCTCAACATCGTCGTCGGTATCGTGGGTGCCTTTGTGGGCGGCCTGCTGTTCGGCGGCAACATCAACAGCGGCGTGATCACCCCGATGACCTTCCTGGTCTCGCTGGTGGGTGCTGTCATCCTGCTGGCGATCGTGAACCTGGTTCGTCGCGGCGCCGTCCGCTAA
- a CDS encoding SIMPL domain-containing protein, with the protein MIRTLPLAALIALAAAPHAFAQTATVTQPIPADGTVLDINAEGSSTRVPDLALIQAGVVTTAASAGEAMQQNAARMAAVLAALRKAGIAERDLQTSAVNLAPQYRYQENKPPVITGYQASNQLSVRFRDVARSGTILDALVAQGANNISGPNLTLADEQGALDEARRDAIAKARARATLYAQAAGLKVDRILMISETGSTPIVQPMPMLMRAKGMMAEADTAIIPGEQKLTASVSVRFLLK; encoded by the coding sequence ATGATCCGCACCTTGCCGCTCGCCGCACTGATCGCGCTGGCGGCCGCACCGCACGCCTTCGCGCAGACCGCAACGGTCACACAACCCATCCCCGCCGACGGCACCGTTCTCGACATCAACGCCGAGGGCAGCAGCACCCGCGTGCCCGATCTCGCGCTGATCCAGGCGGGTGTGGTTACCACCGCCGCGAGCGCCGGCGAGGCGATGCAGCAGAATGCCGCGCGGATGGCTGCGGTACTGGCGGCGTTGCGCAAGGCGGGAATCGCCGAGCGCGACCTGCAGACGAGCGCCGTGAACCTCGCGCCGCAATATCGCTATCAGGAGAACAAGCCGCCGGTGATCACCGGCTACCAGGCGTCGAACCAGCTCAGCGTGCGCTTCCGTGATGTCGCGCGCAGCGGTACGATCCTCGATGCACTGGTAGCGCAGGGCGCGAACAACATCTCGGGCCCCAACCTTACGCTTGCGGACGAGCAGGGCGCACTGGACGAGGCGCGCCGCGATGCGATCGCCAAGGCCCGGGCGCGGGCGACCCTCTATGCGCAAGCCGCCGGACTGAAGGTCGATCGTATCCTGATGATTTCGGAGACCGGCAGCACGCCGATTGTCCAGCCGATGCCGATGCTCATGCGCGCAAAGGGCATGATGGCAGAGGCGGACACCGCCATCATACCGGGCGAGCAGAAGCTCACCGCCAGCGTCTCGGTGCGCTTCCTGCTCAAATAG
- a CDS encoding efflux RND transporter permease subunit, translating to MSFRNISAWAIRNPVPPIVLFLFLTIAGLVSFSRMDVNNSPDIDFPIVWISISQPGAAPSELETQITQKVESAVRSLQGIDEINSTVSEGNSQTVVQLAIGTPIDRAVEDVRSAIQQIRGNLPDGILEPQVGRVDSASSNDIASFTASASDMTVEQLSWYIDNTVTKELLSISGMAAVQRNGGVSREVSVVLDPVKLASFGLTASQVNQQLRQVNLNAAGGRAQISGFEQSLRVVGNAKDAYTLGQTQIATGSGRTVRLADMATVKDGFAERRNFARYDGHPVISFDIQRAKGASDVTIFDETQKKLQALEKKNPNVHFELLDNSSKYAKEQFDTAMEAMIEGAVLAVVVVFLFLRDWRATVISALAIPLSAIPSFWFMDMLGFTLNQMTLLALSLVAGVLVDDAIVEIENIVRHMRMGKSAYQASIDAADEIGIAVLATTMSIVAVFLPVGLMPGISGQFFKNFGLTVVAAVLMSLAVARMLTPMIAAYFLKAHGHAEHGGGPVMRIYVRLLEWTLMHRWVAILAYVLSLGGTIGLLVGMPQTFQPAQDQDSVTATIEMVPGTTLEQTDRVVQQVAGILRAEPGVQHTYARTSVGNGRVTADLAEKKTPERKETSTEFEKRVAPKLLAIPDARVNFRSQFGWGSTGRDLTVTLGGEDPELLNKTALTLMKQMEGLKSVVAPRISGDLQRPEIVISPRLDLAADLGVTTAALSNAIRVATLGDIEQNSAKFSLSDRQIPIRVALDQDSRTRLDTLQNMRVQTQTGGSVPLSAVADIRFAAGPTKVERLNLQRRLVVGADLAMNPATGKPYISGDVMKEIHNLPIMKQLPVGVAEMTVGQAKWQGEMIQNFIVALASGIFLVFAVMVLLYRRFVSPIVNMGSLLNAPLGGLIMLAILGMPVSLPVYIGMLMLFGIVAKNSILLVDFALEEMEKGVPKMEAIIDAGRKRAQPIVMTTIAMVAGMVPTALSLNGDSSFRAPMGVVVIGGLIVSTLLTLVIVPALFSLAVGLEGWLGPRLSRRLLTYRPGDDGSKVLGPVAGPHGAIDHKPGDDGVLPAE from the coding sequence ATGAGCTTTCGCAACATCTCGGCCTGGGCCATCCGCAACCCGGTCCCGCCGATCGTCCTCTTCCTGTTCCTGACGATCGCGGGGCTGGTCAGCTTCTCCCGCATGGACGTCAACAACAGCCCGGATATCGACTTCCCGATCGTCTGGATCTCGATCAGCCAGCCAGGTGCCGCGCCGAGCGAGCTCGAGACACAGATCACCCAGAAGGTGGAGTCGGCGGTCCGCAGCCTGCAGGGTATCGACGAGATCAACTCCACCGTCTCCGAAGGCAACAGCCAGACGGTGGTGCAGCTGGCAATCGGCACCCCGATCGACCGTGCCGTGGAGGACGTGCGCAGCGCGATCCAGCAGATCCGCGGCAACCTGCCCGACGGCATCCTCGAGCCGCAGGTCGGTCGCGTCGACAGCGCCAGCAGCAACGATATCGCCAGCTTCACCGCCTCGGCCAGCGACATGACCGTCGAGCAGCTGTCCTGGTACATCGACAACACGGTGACCAAGGAGCTGCTGTCGATCTCCGGCATGGCGGCGGTACAGCGCAACGGCGGCGTCAGCCGCGAAGTGAGCGTGGTACTCGATCCGGTGAAGCTCGCCAGCTTCGGCCTCACCGCGAGCCAGGTGAACCAGCAGCTCCGCCAGGTGAACCTCAACGCGGCAGGCGGCCGCGCGCAGATCTCCGGCTTCGAACAGTCGCTGCGCGTCGTCGGCAATGCCAAGGATGCCTACACGCTGGGCCAGACCCAGATCGCCACCGGCAGCGGCCGTACCGTGCGCCTGGCCGACATGGCGACGGTGAAGGACGGCTTTGCCGAGCGGCGCAACTTTGCGCGGTATGACGGGCATCCGGTCATCTCGTTCGACATCCAGCGCGCCAAGGGAGCCTCGGACGTCACCATTTTCGACGAGACGCAGAAAAAGCTGCAGGCGCTGGAGAAGAAGAACCCCAACGTCCATTTCGAGCTGCTCGACAACAGCAGCAAATATGCCAAGGAGCAGTTCGACACGGCGATGGAGGCCATGATCGAGGGCGCGGTGCTCGCCGTCGTCGTCGTCTTCCTCTTCCTGCGCGACTGGCGCGCCACGGTGATCTCGGCGCTGGCGATTCCGCTGTCGGCGATCCCCAGCTTCTGGTTCATGGACATGCTGGGCTTCACGCTCAACCAGATGACGCTGCTCGCGCTCAGCCTGGTGGCGGGCGTGCTGGTCGACGACGCGATCGTGGAGATCGAGAACATCGTCCGCCACATGCGGATGGGCAAGTCCGCCTATCAGGCCTCGATCGACGCGGCGGACGAGATCGGCATCGCGGTGCTGGCGACGACCATGTCGATCGTCGCGGTGTTCCTCCCCGTGGGCCTGATGCCGGGCATTTCGGGCCAGTTCTTCAAGAATTTCGGTCTCACCGTCGTTGCCGCGGTACTGATGTCGCTCGCCGTCGCCCGCATGCTGACGCCGATGATCGCGGCCTATTTCCTCAAGGCCCATGGCCATGCGGAGCATGGCGGCGGTCCGGTGATGCGCATCTATGTCCGCCTGCTCGAATGGACGCTGATGCACCGCTGGGTGGCGATCCTGGCCTATGTCCTGTCGCTGGGCGGCACGATCGGCCTGCTGGTCGGCATGCCGCAGACCTTCCAGCCCGCGCAGGACCAGGACAGCGTGACCGCCACGATCGAGATGGTGCCCGGCACCACGCTCGAACAGACGGACCGCGTCGTCCAGCAGGTCGCTGGGATCCTGCGCGCCGAGCCGGGCGTGCAGCATACCTATGCGCGCACCTCGGTCGGCAATGGCCGCGTCACCGCCGATCTGGCGGAGAAGAAGACGCCGGAGCGCAAGGAAACCAGCACCGAGTTCGAAAAGCGGGTCGCACCCAAGCTGCTCGCGATTCCCGATGCCCGGGTGAATTTCCGCTCGCAGTTCGGCTGGGGATCGACCGGACGCGACCTGACGGTGACGCTGGGCGGCGAGGATCCCGAGCTGCTCAACAAGACTGCCCTCACCCTGATGAAGCAGATGGAGGGCCTCAAGTCCGTCGTCGCGCCGCGCATCTCGGGCGATCTGCAGCGGCCCGAGATCGTGATCTCGCCCCGGCTGGACCTGGCGGCCGACCTGGGCGTGACGACGGCGGCGCTGTCCAACGCGATCCGCGTGGCGACGCTGGGGGATATCGAGCAGAACAGCGCGAAATTCTCGCTGTCCGATCGGCAGATCCCGATCCGTGTCGCGCTCGATCAGGATTCGCGCACCCGGCTCGACACGCTCCAGAACATGCGCGTGCAGACGCAGACGGGCGGATCGGTGCCCCTCTCGGCGGTCGCCGACATCCGCTTCGCCGCGGGACCCACCAAGGTCGAGCGCCTGAACCTGCAGCGCCGCCTGGTGGTGGGCGCCGACCTTGCGATGAACCCCGCCACCGGCAAGCCCTATATCTCCGGCGACGTGATGAAGGAGATCCACAATCTTCCGATCATGAAGCAGCTGCCGGTAGGTGTGGCCGAGATGACTGTCGGCCAGGCCAAGTGGCAGGGCGAGATGATCCAGAACTTCATCGTCGCGCTGGCCTCGGGCATCTTCCTGGTCTTCGCGGTGATGGTGCTGCTGTACCGCCGCTTCGTCTCGCCGATCGTCAACATGGGATCGCTGCTCAACGCGCCGCTGGGCGGGCTGATCATGCTGGCGATCCTGGGGATGCCGGTGTCGCTGCCGGTCTATATCGGCATGCTGATGCTGTTCGGCATCGTCGCCAAGAACTCGATCCTGCTCGTCGACTTCGCGCTGGAGGAGATGGAGAAGGGCGTGCCCAAGATGGAGGCGATCATCGATGCGGGCCGCAAGCGCGCCCAGCCGATCGTGATGACTACGATCGCGATGGTGGCGGGCATGGTCCCGACCGCGCTTTCGCTCAACGGCGACTCGTCCTTCCGCGCACCGATGGGCGTGGTGGTGATCGGTGGCCTGATCGTCTCGACGCTGCTCACGCTGGTGATCGTGCCCGCGCTGTTCAGCCTGGCGGTGGGCCTCGAAGGGTGGCTGGGGCCGCGGCTGTCGCGGCGCCTGCTCACCTATCGGCCCGGCGACGACGGCAGCAAGGTGCTCGGCCCGGTGGCGGGACCGCACGGGGCGATCGATCACAAGCCCGGCGACGACGGCGTGCTGCCCGCGGAGTGA
- a CDS encoding efflux RND transporter periplasmic adaptor subunit, producing the protein MNYEAGMLDRQERLGYEGEPARRGRRWLWIGLGAFALIVIAAFLVMKRPAAQLPAAKGGKQQAQMQTVTVSAPGQQTISTIVTGTGSLAAKREMPVGVAGEGGIVTRVLVDAGSWVQKGQVLAVIDRSVQTQTAESLAAQIRVAEADAKLAQANLERAQQLVGNGFISRADIDQRTANRDQALARVRVAKAQLAETQARNRRLDIRAPEAGLVLARQIEPGQIVSSGSGALFRMAMDGQLELRTQLAEADVQKLHVGAPAEVTPVGTQLSFKGQVWQVSPVIDPTSRLGVARIALAYNPALRPGGFASARIVAGAVTTVVLPQSAVQSDQQGSFVFILNEKNEAVRRDVKTGDVSDQGVRITSGLTGSERVVLTAGAFLNPGQKVIPQLSKK; encoded by the coding sequence ATGAACTACGAGGCAGGGATGTTGGATCGGCAGGAGCGGCTCGGCTACGAAGGTGAGCCGGCGCGGCGGGGGCGGCGCTGGTTGTGGATCGGCCTGGGCGCGTTTGCGCTGATCGTGATCGCCGCGTTCCTGGTGATGAAGCGCCCTGCCGCGCAGCTGCCCGCCGCCAAGGGGGGCAAGCAGCAGGCGCAGATGCAGACGGTGACCGTCTCCGCGCCGGGGCAGCAGACCATCTCCACCATCGTCACCGGTACCGGCAGCCTGGCGGCCAAGCGCGAGATGCCCGTCGGCGTCGCGGGCGAAGGTGGCATCGTCACGCGCGTGCTGGTCGACGCCGGCAGCTGGGTGCAGAAGGGCCAGGTGCTCGCCGTCATCGACCGATCGGTGCAGACGCAGACCGCCGAATCGCTTGCCGCGCAGATCCGCGTTGCGGAGGCCGATGCCAAGCTGGCGCAGGCCAACCTGGAACGCGCCCAGCAGCTGGTCGGCAACGGCTTCATCTCGCGTGCCGATATCGACCAGCGCACCGCCAATCGCGACCAGGCGCTCGCCCGGGTTCGCGTCGCCAAGGCGCAGCTCGCCGAAACCCAGGCGCGCAATCGCCGGCTGGACATCCGTGCACCGGAAGCGGGCCTCGTGCTGGCGCGTCAGATCGAGCCCGGCCAGATCGTCAGTTCGGGCTCGGGCGCGCTGTTCCGCATGGCGATGGATGGGCAGCTCGAACTGCGTACCCAGCTTGCCGAGGCCGATGTCCAGAAGCTGCACGTCGGCGCGCCAGCCGAAGTGACGCCGGTCGGCACCCAGCTGAGCTTCAAGGGCCAGGTGTGGCAGGTGTCGCCGGTGATCGACCCGACGAGCCGCCTCGGCGTCGCCCGCATCGCGCTCGCCTATAATCCCGCGCTGCGCCCCGGTGGCTTTGCCAGCGCGCGCATCGTCGCAGGCGCGGTCACCACGGTCGTCCTTCCGCAATCGGCGGTGCAGAGCGACCAGCAGGGCAGCTTCGTCTTCATTCTCAACGAGAAGAACGAGGCGGTGCGCCGCGACGTGAAGACCGGCGACGTGTCCGACCAGGGCGTGCGGATCACCAGCGGGCTGACCGGCAGTGAGCGCGTCGTCCTCACCGCGGGTGCGTTCCTCAACCCGGGCCAGAAGGTCATTCCGCAGCTTTCGAAGAAGTAA